The Procambarus clarkii isolate CNS0578487 chromosome 50, FALCON_Pclarkii_2.0, whole genome shotgun sequence sequence GTGGATCCTCGCTCTGTGAATGTGCCTGGTGTGGCTCCTGGGGCGGTTCCAGCTGTCGCTCTGTCTGGCCCTGATCTGTCTGCCCCGCCGGTAAGCCCTGAGGACCTAGGGGCACCTGCTTCAGACTTTCGCCGTTCGGTGGACGCAGAGGTGCATCCGCATCCGGTTGCTTCCGTGGTGGCATTGGATgctgctgtaggggtggtgcctgcaTCGCCTACAGAAGGACttgtgcttcccggggctgtcggggtggtggtgtgtgtgtgactccgcccccgccctctgcctcgtcgcctctGGTAGTTTTCTCATTATCACGTGCCTCTTCTCCTCTACCGGTTCCGTCGCCCTCGCTGGATACCTCACATGTGCTGGAGTCTACCCTTCTGCATGTTGTGTCTCTTCCCTCTCCGAATCCGGTCTCCTTGAATGGTAGTGGCTTTCTGCCCCGCGTTGATGAGGCTGCCATTCTGCGTGATCGTGCTGCTccggctttggggccgcctgccgaTGGTTCTTCTGGGACACTGCTTGCAAGAAGTGACAGTTTCGACGATCTGCGGCCTATTTCTAAACGCCGTCGTTCAGCTTGGGATGTGTTACCTCGCCGGACGTAGGCAGAGGAGCCTGACGCAATGGATGATGCTGTGGGCGACGTTGTGCTACCTCCTGTAGTGCCTTCTGTGTTGGATGCTGTGCCCCCTGCTGGTGGCTCTTCTCAGTGGGCGGATGTCCCTGGTAACCGCGACCTCGTCGTGGTGTTGACGAAGGATGTGCGATAGGGggactctgctcctgttcctgtTGGCAGGGGCCCTGGGGCGCCTGCGGAGCCACCCTCCGCGGGGCTCGGTGTGGTGCCTGGCGTGGAACGAAATGCGCGCCCTAGTGTGCGGCCCGATGGGCGGCCTCCGCGCCTGTTCCAGTATCTCCTGTTTCCTCGGCGGCTGTGTCCCTGCCTCCCGTGTCGGGTTCTTCGTCTTCGGTGTCCTATGGTTGGAGGCGAACATTCCGCAGGATGTGGTGATCCTCGAGTATATGGAGCGCCCGCGATCTCATGAGGGGCGTGCCCCTACGGAAAAGGAGTATTTGTTATGGGAGGCTTATACGCAGAGGTATCCAGTGAGGCAGTTCCCTGAGAAATATCCTCCTGTTTGActattgtgtgttgtggtgttgcccgcgcttgggtgcgtgggtgtgggggtgggattGCATGTGTGTGCTTGAGTCGGGGGGGAGGGATGTGTTTTCCGGTTCCAGCGTTttccgttttttttgtttttgggcttgtgtgtgtgtttgggtgttggCGTTTTTCTGTGTGATTGGCTGTGTGGTTGGGTGCGGTTTTGTGCTTGCAGATATGTGTGTCTTAGGTGTGGCTGGTTGTGCTACTGTAGTGCTGTGCTTCGTGTGGTGATCATTTATTTTCTGTACTTGTGTCCTTCCGGCCTTTTGATCGTTTGCGtgtttttgtgctttttgtttttatgTGTTTTCAGTTCCCTGTGTGGTTTTGTTTTCTGTTATGTTATTCATGCCTTGTTGAGGCTGCTCCTGTGCTTGTGTGTTTGTTCTCCCCTTTTCCTTCGGGGTGgtttggtgtggttgtgtgtgggtgcTTTTTTTTCCTGACCCTGCGTGGGCTTCTTCATTTGTTCTGTACATAATGTATTATTTATggttttttatattatttatggtgtgaGTGCTTATTGCTCCTATGTCTCTGGCGCTTGCCATTTATGTTTTACTGTGCTCCTTAGTGTGAGGTTTGGGGTGCCCGGGATTCTATTTTGCTTTCCACCCCTTTAAGTTATAGAGGTATTTTTCATTATGTTCCTCTTTTGTTGATATACCTTTTCCCTTTTACATGATGTATTTTGTCATTTTCCTGTGCCATGTGTTATGTCTTATGCcgattttgtattatttttttatgttctctccTTGTTCTGAGGTTTGTACTTTGGActtttatatcaataaaaaaaattacctgcCCCACTGTCCGATAATTATAACAGACAATACTCAAATTCTTCTCTGGCTTATGGCTTGGCTCCCTGAGACTAACAGGTGTTGTTAGGaaataattaacccaaacgtgTCTTACGTTACTCAAGTTGTTAAAGAGCAATTTCTCTATAAGCAATgggtgttcccttggttacgttacattaattgccttgcaatcacctcactgaatactggacttcgatgtccaccAGATACACAGGAGAATATAACCCAAGTACTCGACTCAACGCCAGTGTTTCACCCACGACAATTATAAATCACGATAACAAATCAccatgatttacgttacaatccagtTGCAATTACTAAACTGCAGAACACCAGTAAATAACGCTCAGTGCTCTAACCCACTAGAACACGGCCCCACAATAACTTACTGACTGCAATAACATTCACGGTGATTGATCAGCACTAGCAAAAATCACCAACAATTGCAACCCCTTGCAATAACCACACACGGCCTGTGCtctaatttaaatatattagaACTCGGCGCAACTCTTTACTGTCCTGTTGCAATGACCAGCAGTGCTCTAGTTACCACATACAACATGAGCCCACACGTTGCAATAACCAGAGTAAATAACACACTATACACAGTGGTCTTCGTGacgctacgattatatatatatatatatatatatatatatatatatatatatatatatatatatatatatatatatatatatatatatatatatatatatatatatatatatatatatatatatatatatatatatatgtcgtacctagtagccagaactcacttctcagcctactatgcaatgcccgatttgcctaataagccaagttttcctgaattaatatattttctctattttttttcttatgacatgataaagctacccatttcattatgtatgaggtcaattttttttattggagttaaaattaacgtagatatatgaccgaacctaaccaaccctacctaacctaacctaacctatctttaaaggttaggctaggttaggcagccgaaaacgttaggttaggttaggttaggtagattaggtagccgaaaaaccattaattcatgaaaacttggcttattaggcaaattgggccttgcatagtaggctaagaagtgcgttctggcttctaggtacgacatatatatatatatatatatatatatatatatatatatatatatatatatatatatatatatatatatatatatatatatatatatatatgtcgtacttagtagccagaacaaaCTTCTCAGCCACTTctcatgcaaggcccgatttgcctaataagccaagttttcatgaaataatattttttcgactacctaacctacctaacctaacctaactttttcggctacctaaccgaacctaacctatgaagataggttaggttaggttaggcagggttggttaggttcggtcatatatctaagttaattttacctccaataaaaaaaaattgacctcatacataatgaaatgagcaactttatcatttcatacgaaaaaaattagagaaaatatattaattcaggaaaacttggcttattaggcaaaacgggccttgcatagtaggctgagaagtgcgttctggctactaggtacgacatatatatatatatatatatatatatatatatatatatatatatatatatatatatatatatatatatatatatatatatatatatatatatatatatatatatatatatatattattaaatatgaccgaaaaagtaagattaataattctaacacgaattttctcaatctttcgtacattacgcttcactgttggaggtaaatcaaaaatcacttctccaaaattcatttttatttctagtctgacgcgacacgggcgcgtttcgtaaaacttattacattttcaaagacttcacaaatacacaactgattagaacttgcgtttctctgattttatatctacatttgagtgaggtgggaagggtgatgtggcattaacacaagacagaacaataggggatattaatagggtattaaaagcatcaacacaagacagaacagaaacaatgggtattgaatagaagtgtttgtagaaagcctattggtccatatttcttgatgcttctatattggagcggagtcttgaggtgggtagaatatagttgtgcaataattggctgttgattgctggtgttgacttcttgatgtgtagtgcctcgcaaacgtcaagccgcctgctatcgctgtatctatcgatgatttctgtgttgtttactaggatttctctggcgatggtttggttatgggaagagattatatgttccttaatggagccctgttgcttatgcatcgttaaacgcctagaaagagatgttgttgtcttgcctatatactgggttttttggagcttacagtccccaagtgggcatttgaaggcatagacgacgttagtctcttttaaagcgtactgttttgtgtctggagagtttctcatgagtaggctggccgtttttatggttttatagtaaatcgtcagttgtatcctctgatttttgtctgtagggataacgtttctattaacaatatctttcaggaccctttcctccgttttatgagcttttATCctccggtcatatttaataatatatgtctacaggaaagactgctaccaaaatatactaatatatatatatatatatatatatatatatatatatatatatatatatatatatatatatatatatatatatatatatatatatatatatatattgttatgatctcagcctgcaggagaaacgagtctccctccttgagagttattcatcaagcctgacctgattagaaggtctagcaaatattgaggtgataacgcatatgtaaaatagttgcttggatatgtataacagtttgagattatgggcaatgaagaagaaaacagataaatgactggcgaggagatgtggacattttgctggaggcgtgaggctcgcttccggaggaccttgacctcacttgagtgccagacatcgcagggggaagctgcgctccgtttgagctcccgtcagaagggaacccctagtgatatatctctaagagaagagaagtgtgcagacatgccagctgtggaattgagctgagaacgttgtggtctcaagtcttggacggcgaggagagtttaataagctgctcagaggcattttcgtgggctgtgtggagcgccctgaccagacgcggtcagagggaaagcgccctcgaccttataatctgtggtaagcacgatatatgacagttcatagtgattgtttgtagttggtcgtgtgcccagtgagagtagcgatgtttatttataagttagacatgttttaagaaggcggaaggcctgaaataagagagtgaagagggaggaacacggagcgacgtccaccccctctgagctctgacagacgactgagggagcccggctcctgacggaggaagaccctcccagcgagtgaggaccgccgccgggcgaggtggagtatggatccgcccaaaacgggggagtacactctcactgtatgtagagaacagatagaggtttgaggcaagcatattgtgtggttatttttgtttatgtgttaaaggggaacattttattggagtgtcgatgggttgcaggtttgtctttggggaagaagttgctgagaactccgaagccagcctagatgaagtaattgatgagactccaaggtagtgaagcagaggacctcgagctatgaggagaagcagtgaagaggagtgtcacgtgcttctgtagaggtggtgtagcagccaagagagctgtggaggaacctagcagaagggtgaagcaccgtagttactcaaggaaacttcatgatagcagcctggagaagctgcagaggatcctggtagtg is a genomic window containing:
- the LOC138351703 gene encoding basic salivary proline-rich protein 1-like, with the protein product MQAPPLQQHPMPPRKQPDADAPLRPPNGESLKQVPLGPQGLPAGQTDQGQTERQLEPPQEPHQAHSQSEDPPGNPHAQTSGESHPPGKRKGPQHEERRSWLPRGPQHYTENRCVFDPDKIPAKRAHETKPWKE